ATAATAACCGCGTTTGGTTTTGACCACATCCACAAAAATTACATTCAGGTCCATTCGTTTGGCAATCATTTCGGCTCCTGTATGCATAGGTACCCTTACGCCAAAAAAATCTCCCCAATGAAAAGCTTTGGATGCTTTTGGAGATTGGTCACTGGCAAAGCCATAGACGCCTTTTATACCATTTTTTTGATTTTCATGGATAACATTGATGGTTTCTTTCGTATCGATAAGATGTGCATGGAATTTGGCACGGATGTTTCTTACCAGTTTGTCAAAATATTTGTTGCGAATTGTTTTATAGATGGCATAGCCTTTAAAAGTAATTTTTCGATTCATTGAAATCAGCCATTCATAACTTCCGTAATGAGAACAGAACAGGGCTATGCTTTTTCCTCTTTTTTCCATTTCAAGATATACTTCGAGGTTGGTAAACTTGAAACGCTTTTCAATTTCCGAATCCGAAATGGTCATTGTTTTTATCATTTCGACAAAATTATCGCAGAAATGATGGTAGAATTTCTTTTCAACAATGCGTTTTTCCTGTTTGGAAAGATGGGGAAGGGCAATATCAAGATTCTCCCTAACCGTCTTTTTTCTATAACCGATAATGTAATAAACCAGAATATAAACACAATCAGAGAAAAAATAAAGTACTCTAAAAGGCAATATTGACATCAGCCACAAGAACGGATAAAGAATAATAAAAAGTAGTAACTGCATTCGAGGAATATTTTATGCAAATATAAGGCTAATGCTGTTAAATAGTATAGTGCTTTTACAATTGATAAGGAAAGGGTTTGTATTTTTACGCTCAAATTACCTCTTATGAATATTTTTCTTATCGTTATTATTGCCATGAATTTGATTGTTAGTTTCAAAGGATTCAACGATTTGTCTTTTTTCAGAAAATACGAATTCCATGTAGGCAGCATTCGTGCCGGTGAACAGATTCGTATGTTTTCTTCAGGATTTCTTCATGTAGATATTGCGCATCTGGCATTTAATATGCTGACGCTTTATTTGTTTGCTCCTTATGTAATTGCAGGATTGGGTTCGTTTACTTTCCTTATGATTTATGCCGGAAGTCTTATTTTAGGTAATCTGTTGACTATGGCTTTACATAAAAATGATTATAGCTACAGGGCAGTGGGAGCATCAGGAGCGGTAATAGGAGTGGTTTATGCTGCTATTCTGGTACAGCCCGCGTTAGAAATTTATTTTATGCCGGGTTATATTTTTGGAATTATCTATCTTTTATATTCGATTTACGGAATGAAATCCAAAAGTGATAATATTGGGCATACGGCACATTTTGGAGGGGCTATTGGTGGCTATATCATTACTCTGTCACGTGCGCCTGTTATTATTTCCGAAAACACTTTTACGGTAATCATACTTGCTGTTCCTATTGTCATACTTTTTATCATGGCTAAGACAGGAAAATTGTAATTTTTAAAAAAATGTTTTTTACAGCGGCCTGTAATTTATAAGGCTTAGCTTTCAGTATTTTAGTGTTAAAAATAATTAGTTATTTATTTAAAAAACCTGTATTTTTATACTGGTTTTGCAAAAAACATGACCAAAAAAAGAAGGCAATTCTGATATTGGCACGTAATTTGGAAATACTCAAAAAAAAATAAATACAAACACTATGAAAAAAACAATTTTTATCCTGATGACCATTTTCGCAACAGCCGCACAGGCGCAAGAAATTAAGCAAGTTCCACAGATTAACGTTTCTGGGGAAGGAAAAATTAAAGTAACACCAGACTATGCTATCATTTCGATTGGTGTTGAAAACACAGGGGCTGATGCAGCAGAAGTTAAAAAGAAAAATGATGCAACAGTTGATGCAGTAATCAAATACTTAAAAGGCTTTAAATTGCCTGCATCAGACTACCAGACAAAACAGGTGTACCTGCACAAAAGCTACGATTATAACAAAAAGAAAAACACTTTTGTAGCATCACAACAGATTACGGTGACACTTAAGGACCTGTCTAAGTATGATACTTTAATGATGGGATTGGTTGATACCGGAATCAACAACATTAATGGAGTAGAATTCAAGTCTACAAAAGTAGCACAGCTTGAATCTGAAGCCAGAAGAGCAGCTGTAGCCGATGCAAAAACTAAAGCGATGGATTATGCCTCTGCATTGAACCAGAAAGTAGGTAAGGCTATCATGGTTTCTGACAACTCTCAAACACACTATCCGGTTCCGGTAATGTATGCAATGAAAGCAGAAGCTGCCGGTGATGCAATGTCAAGAGAAACTTTGGCAATTGGAGAAATAGAAATTACGGCCAACGTAACAATAAGCTTCTCTTTGGAATAATAGCTGAAAAAATTAATAAAAAAGCCTGGGGATTTCTCCGGGCTTTTTTATAAGTGTCAGTTAACATAGATAGTTTTACGACTATAGTTGTTTAGTCATTTTATAATTTATGATTTCAATTCCTTGTCTTACGTTTGTCTGCTCTTTAAGTGTTTTAAATCCATTTCTTTCGAAAAAAGGTTTTGCGGTTTTGCTAATATCAGATCTTATAATGTTTTGATTTAATCGTTTTGCTTCGGCTTCAATTGTATCGAGCAGTAGCTGTGCAACGCCTTGCCGTTGATGATCTTTATGAACATATAAAAAATCGAGGTAGTTTCCGTTATCTAGTGTAGCAAAGCCAGTAATTTTATTTCCGTATTGGGCAACTATAACAAATTGTTTTGTCATGACTTCGTGCCAGCGTTTTTTGTTATCAACGCTTGAAGCCCATACCTTGATTTGCTGTTCGTCATAGTTTGCAGTGCAAACTGTGGTTATAGTTTCAACAAACAATCTTTGTAGTTCAGCTAAGTCGTTTAAACTTCCTTTCCTGATTGTATAATGATTTTGCATCTCTATATTAGTTGATGATGATTGATGTTGTTTTGGCGCGAACTAAGTCAGGTAGTATTTTAAATTTGCTACAAAACAAAAAAACCTGTAAATCTAAATTTACAGGTTTTGTATTTGTTGTGGGGGGAGCAGGATTCGAACCTGCGAAGGTTTCCCAACGGATTTACAGTCCGTCCTCGTTGGCCGCTTGAGTATCCCCCCCGCCTTGCTTATTGCGGTTGCAAATATAGCACTGTTTTTAGTTTATGCAAGTCTTTTTTGTAGATATTTTACAACAAAATTTTAATGTATTGGTAATGAATAAAATAAAAAAATCTCCACAAGGGAGATTTTTATGATTTGTTTCGGAATATGAATTAAGCGCCTAAAAGTTCTTTTACTTTTGCTCTCAATTCTTCTCCACGAAGGTCTTTTGCTACAATTTTTCCTGAAGCATCAAGGATGAAAGTTGCAGGAATTGAAGTAATGTTGTATTTCTTAGCAATAGGGTCTTGCCAGAATTTCAGGTTTGAAACGTGTGTCCAGGTCAATTTATCAGCCTCAATAGCTTTTTTCCAGCTTTCTGCTTCACCTTCTCTGTCAAGAGATACTCCAATGATGTTTAATCCTTTATCGTGGAATTCATTGTATAATGCCACAACGTTTGGATTTTCCTGACGGCAAGGTCCACACCATGAAGCCCAAAAATCAATGATGGTTACTTTTCCTAAAGATTCTTTAAGGGAAACTGTTTTTCCTTCCGGGTTTTTAGCTGAGAAATCAGGTGCTTTTTTACCAATTTCAACTGCCAGACGGTTCTCTAATTTTTCCTTGATTGCTTTTCCCGGCTTCGTGTTTTTTAATTCAGAAGTAAGGCCATCGTATATTTTCTGGATTCTTGCGAAATCAGGCTCAGGTGTATTGAAAAGGCTTTGCGTAATCAGTGCACTGATGAATGATTTTGGATTTTTCTCAGAATAAGAGTAATACTTCTCGATAAGCGGCTCCTGAATTTTTCCGTATTCTTTCATCAACTGGTTGATTACCGCAGTATCTTTTGCTTGTTGTGCAGCCGTCATTTTTTCCATATTCATCTGTTGGAAAGCCATAGCTTTTTTCTGAATATCTTTTTGGATAGCCTGAGTATCTGTCTTGAACTTCGTTAATTCTTCGTTGTTATACGTTCCGGTAACTTTTGATTTTCCAAGCGTATCTTTGTCAACAGCAATATTAATTTTACCATTTTCAAGAACGAAATCAATTTCTCCTTGTTTTGTTTCTATTCTTAAAGAGTGGATAGATGGTTCTGTAGCGGTACCTTTAAGTTCAAATTTTCCATTTTCAACTTTTACAGTATCAACAGGAATCATTTTTCCCATGATTTCTTCATCCTGTTTTTGAAGAATTACGGTTTTTCCATTTTCGACACCGGTTACTGTACCTGTAATGATATATTCGCCATCACCTGTTTTGTTACAGGAAACCATGAATGCCGTAACAGAAAGCAATAAAAGGATTTTTTTCATTTTTAATTTCATTTTTGAATTTAGTTAGCAAAAGTATTTAAAATTATAATCGGATTATGGCAAACTGCCTAAATTTTAAGAATTATTTATTGGTTGACGGACAGACAAATGCGGTCATTGGCAGGCCTGTTTTTCTAATACCGGCTATTCCTTTTTCCACATTAATCATGTTGTGGTAGCCTCTTGCTTTTAGTATGGATGCCATAATAACTGAACGATAACCTCCGGCACAGTGCAAATAGAAGTTTTCATCTTTTGGCACTTCAGCTAATTGCTCGTTGACAAAATCCAAAGGAATATTTAAGGCATTCTCAACGTGTTCTGCATTGAACTCTCCCGGTTTGCGGGCATCAACAATAATGCTTTTCTCGTTTACTTCGGATTCAAATTGTTCCGGAGAAATTGATTCAATACTGTCTGTTTCAAAGCCGGCTTCTTTCCAGGCGGCAATGCCACCTTTCAGGTATCCCAATGAATTGTCAAAACCAACCCTGGAAAGTCGGGTAATGGTTTCTTCTTCTCTTCCTTCCGGGGTGATTAGCAGCAACGGTTGTTTTACATCCCGAATCAAAGCACCAACCCACGGTGCAAATCCTCCCTGGATGCCAATGAATATAGAACCGGGGATATGGCTTTTTACAAAATCATCTTCATGGCGAACGTCCAATATCAGCGCCTCGGACTGGTTGGCAATAGCTTCAAACTCTCTCGGAGTTAGTGGCTTGAATGATTTTTCCAATATGTTGTCAAGACTTTCATAACCCTGAATATTCATCATTACATTTTGAGGAAAATAAGCCGGTGGAATTCCCAATCCGTCAAGAAGCTCGGCTGTAAATTCTTCACGGGTCATGTCTGCCCTTAAAGCATAATTTGTTTTTTTCTGGTTCCCTAACGTGTCTGTAGTTTCCTTGCTCATGTTTTTTCCGCAGGCACTGCCGGCTCCATGGCTTGGATAAACAATCAAGTCATCAGGAAGTATCATGATTTTGTTTCGAAGCGAATCGTATAAATGGGAAGCCAGTTTTTCCTGGGTCAGGTCGCTTGACATCTTTTGTGCCAAATCAGGACGCCCCACATCACCAATAAACAGGGTGTCACCGGTAATGATGCCGTGTTGCTTTCCGTTTTCGTCCGTAAGCAGATAACAGGTACTTTCCATCGTGTGTCCCGGTGTATGGATTGCCTTTATGGTATAGGCTCCCACTTTAAATTCCTGTCCGTCTTCAGCGATGATGGCTTCAAAATTAGGTTTTGCTGTAGGACCATACACAATCTGACCACCTGATTTTTTTGCAAGGTCCAAATGGCCCGAAACGAAATCAGCATGGAAATGGGTTTCGAAAATGTATTTTATTTTAGCATTATCCTTAGTTGCACGGTCAATATAGGGCTGTACTTCACGTAAAGGGTCGAAAATAGCAGCTTCGCCGTTACTTTCCAGATAGTAGGCCGCCTGGGCAATACAGCCGGTATAAATTTGTTCTAATTTCATAATTTTTATTATTTGAGAATCTAAAATAACAGCTCTTTAGTCAGTATTAGTATTGACATGGTTAGTACAAACCACCCAAAGCCTTTTTTCAGATTTTTTTCGTTGATGAACTTATTGAGGTATATCCCTGCAAAGATACCTAAAATTGAAATAAAAGAGAAAATAAATAGGAACCTCCAATCAATAGCAATGTTGCCAATATCGCCCGTAAATCCGATAAGTGAATTAATAGCAATAATAAATATTGACGTGCCAACAGCTTTTTTCATTGGCAGCCTGGCAAGATAGACCAAAGCCGGAATGATTAAAAAGCCGCCACCGGCACCCACCAATCCTATAACAACGCCAACCATAAAAATCTGTATGATGGTTATGGCAGGATTGGGAGGAATGTTTGATTTTTCAGATTTTTTATTTTGAATCATAGAAAGTGCTGCCATCAGCATTACTATGGCAAACAAAATCATGATAAACAGATTTTTTGTGATGGCAATTTCACCAATCGAAAATAAAATTTCAGGAATTTTCGGAACGATGAGTTTTCGGGTGAGGTAGATAGCAGTTAAGGAGGGAAGCGCAAATTTTAATCCGGTTTTTACATCCACGAATCCTTTTCTGTAATTCTGTATGGTTCCAAAAGCGGAAGTAGTTCCCACAATAAAAAGAGAATAGGCAGTAGCCGTAACGGGATTAATTCCTAAAAGATAAACGAGTACA
This portion of the Flavobacterium lindanitolerans genome encodes:
- a CDS encoding lysophospholipid acyltransferase family protein, with amino-acid sequence MQLLLFIILYPFLWLMSILPFRVLYFFSDCVYILVYYIIGYRKKTVRENLDIALPHLSKQEKRIVEKKFYHHFCDNFVEMIKTMTISDSEIEKRFKFTNLEVYLEMEKRGKSIALFCSHYGSYEWLISMNRKITFKGYAIYKTIRNKYFDKLVRNIRAKFHAHLIDTKETINVIHENQKNGIKGVYGFASDQSPKASKAFHWGDFFGVRVPMHTGAEMIAKRMDLNVIFVDVVKTKRGYYEATFAEMVDHPKEIPNYQISDMFLRMVEQQILKAPEYYLWTHKRWKFRDKSPK
- a CDS encoding rhomboid family intramembrane serine protease gives rise to the protein MNIFLIVIIAMNLIVSFKGFNDLSFFRKYEFHVGSIRAGEQIRMFSSGFLHVDIAHLAFNMLTLYLFAPYVIAGLGSFTFLMIYAGSLILGNLLTMALHKNDYSYRAVGASGAVIGVVYAAILVQPALEIYFMPGYIFGIIYLLYSIYGMKSKSDNIGHTAHFGGAIGGYIITLSRAPVIISENTFTVIILAVPIVILFIMAKTGKL
- a CDS encoding SIMPL domain-containing protein, which encodes MKKTIFILMTIFATAAQAQEIKQVPQINVSGEGKIKVTPDYAIISIGVENTGADAAEVKKKNDATVDAVIKYLKGFKLPASDYQTKQVYLHKSYDYNKKKNTFVASQQITVTLKDLSKYDTLMMGLVDTGINNINGVEFKSTKVAQLESEARRAAVADAKTKAMDYASALNQKVGKAIMVSDNSQTHYPVPVMYAMKAEAAGDAMSRETLAIGEIEITANVTISFSLE
- a CDS encoding GNAT family N-acetyltransferase, encoding MQNHYTIRKGSLNDLAELQRLFVETITTVCTANYDEQQIKVWASSVDNKKRWHEVMTKQFVIVAQYGNKITGFATLDNGNYLDFLYVHKDHQRQGVAQLLLDTIEAEAKRLNQNIIRSDISKTAKPFFERNGFKTLKEQTNVRQGIEIINYKMTKQL
- a CDS encoding TlpA disulfide reductase family protein, whose amino-acid sequence is MKKILLLLSVTAFMVSCNKTGDGEYIITGTVTGVENGKTVILQKQDEEIMGKMIPVDTVKVENGKFELKGTATEPSIHSLRIETKQGEIDFVLENGKINIAVDKDTLGKSKVTGTYNNEELTKFKTDTQAIQKDIQKKAMAFQQMNMEKMTAAQQAKDTAVINQLMKEYGKIQEPLIEKYYSYSEKNPKSFISALITQSLFNTPEPDFARIQKIYDGLTSELKNTKPGKAIKEKLENRLAVEIGKKAPDFSAKNPEGKTVSLKESLGKVTIIDFWASWCGPCRQENPNVVALYNEFHDKGLNIIGVSLDREGEAESWKKAIEADKLTWTHVSNLKFWQDPIAKKYNITSIPATFILDASGKIVAKDLRGEELRAKVKELLGA
- a CDS encoding MBL fold metallo-hydrolase, with the translated sequence MKLEQIYTGCIAQAAYYLESNGEAAIFDPLREVQPYIDRATKDNAKIKYIFETHFHADFVSGHLDLAKKSGGQIVYGPTAKPNFEAIIAEDGQEFKVGAYTIKAIHTPGHTMESTCYLLTDENGKQHGIITGDTLFIGDVGRPDLAQKMSSDLTQEKLASHLYDSLRNKIMILPDDLIVYPSHGAGSACGKNMSKETTDTLGNQKKTNYALRADMTREEFTAELLDGLGIPPAYFPQNVMMNIQGYESLDNILEKSFKPLTPREFEAIANQSEALILDVRHEDDFVKSHIPGSIFIGIQGGFAPWVGALIRDVKQPLLLITPEGREEETITRLSRVGFDNSLGYLKGGIAAWKEAGFETDSIESISPEQFESEVNEKSIIVDARKPGEFNAEHVENALNIPLDFVNEQLAEVPKDENFYLHCAGGYRSVIMASILKARGYHNMINVEKGIAGIRKTGLPMTAFVCPSTNK
- a CDS encoding sulfite exporter TauE/SafE family protein, with protein sequence MDAFFGYLGALVIGLVLGLTGGGGSILTVPVLVYLLGINPVTATAYSLFIVGTTSAFGTIQNYRKGFVDVKTGLKFALPSLTAIYLTRKLIVPKIPEILFSIGEIAITKNLFIMILFAIVMLMAALSMIQNKKSEKSNIPPNPAITIIQIFMVGVVIGLVGAGGGFLIIPALVYLARLPMKKAVGTSIFIIAINSLIGFTGDIGNIAIDWRFLFIFSFISILGIFAGIYLNKFINEKNLKKGFGWFVLTMSILILTKELLF